A genomic region of Streptomyces sp. R33 contains the following coding sequences:
- a CDS encoding alpha/beta hydrolase translates to MKRLAPMLAAAGLVATTIPLLSATGAVAATTAEYTPQKPAWQRCSTDQPASYECATLKVPLDYRRPQGATIDLAISRMKSENPAKRHGAMLLNPGGPGGSGLDLPLMMNEVMPKDVRDQYDLIGFDPRGVGASSPITCGLTDAEQNIDRPYKEETFQADVTWARTVAEKCREKAGSVLPFITTRNTARDMDAIRSALGEKKISYVGYSYGTYLGAVYTQMFPNRSDRFVLDSGVDPQRAWRGMIQVWATEAEPAFVRWTQWTAERAAEFQLGDTPDAVSRTFWDLVARADKQPIEFDGIKLTGDDIRTARGVFFYPSQAAPLVRALKDAADGKPVKPAAPQLKWLKPSAAPASDNGTAVFLAVVCGDTEWPRYPEQYAREAAKDKAKYPLYGDFASNIKPCSDWRRPIEPATPMKTKTDVLTVQNEWDSQTPLVSGQGLHKALKGSRMVLAMGGEGHGVYLVDPNSCANATVNSYLTTGKLPAQDVTCRTTPGSAERRSEIAPQSPQRFPVLSDRRF, encoded by the coding sequence GAAACGCCTCGCACCGATGCTCGCCGCAGCCGGTCTGGTCGCGACCACGATCCCCCTGCTCTCCGCGACCGGGGCGGTCGCCGCCACGACCGCCGAGTACACCCCGCAGAAGCCCGCGTGGCAGCGCTGCAGCACCGACCAGCCGGCCTCGTACGAGTGCGCGACCCTCAAGGTCCCGCTCGACTACCGGCGCCCCCAGGGCGCCACGATCGACCTCGCGATATCGCGGATGAAGAGCGAGAACCCGGCCAAGCGGCACGGTGCCATGCTGCTCAACCCGGGCGGGCCGGGCGGTTCAGGGCTCGATCTGCCGCTGATGATGAACGAGGTGATGCCCAAGGACGTACGCGACCAGTACGACCTGATCGGCTTCGACCCGCGCGGCGTCGGCGCCTCCAGCCCGATCACCTGCGGGCTGACCGACGCCGAGCAGAACATCGACCGGCCGTACAAGGAGGAGACGTTCCAGGCGGACGTGACCTGGGCGCGTACGGTCGCCGAGAAGTGCCGCGAGAAGGCGGGCTCGGTGCTGCCGTTCATCACCACCCGCAACACCGCGCGCGACATGGACGCGATCCGCTCCGCGCTGGGCGAGAAGAAGATCTCGTACGTCGGATACTCGTACGGCACGTACCTGGGCGCCGTGTACACGCAGATGTTCCCGAACCGCAGCGACCGCTTCGTGCTCGACAGCGGCGTGGACCCGCAGCGCGCGTGGCGCGGCATGATCCAGGTGTGGGCGACCGAGGCGGAGCCGGCGTTCGTGCGGTGGACGCAGTGGACGGCCGAGCGGGCGGCGGAGTTCCAGCTCGGCGACACCCCGGACGCGGTCTCCAGGACCTTCTGGGACCTGGTGGCCCGGGCGGACAAGCAGCCGATCGAGTTCGACGGCATCAAGCTCACGGGCGACGACATCCGCACCGCGCGCGGAGTGTTCTTCTACCCCTCGCAGGCGGCGCCGCTCGTCAGGGCGCTCAAGGACGCTGCGGACGGAAAGCCCGTCAAGCCGGCGGCGCCCCAGCTGAAGTGGCTGAAGCCCTCCGCGGCGCCGGCGTCGGACAACGGCACGGCCGTGTTCCTTGCCGTGGTGTGCGGGGACACGGAATGGCCCCGCTACCCGGAGCAGTACGCACGGGAGGCCGCCAAGGACAAGGCCAAGTACCCGCTGTACGGGGACTTCGCCTCCAACATCAAGCCCTGCTCCGACTGGCGGCGGCCGATCGAGCCCGCGACGCCGATGAAGACGAAGACCGACGTGCTGACGGTGCAGAACGAGTGGGACTCCCAGACCCCGCTGGTCAGCGGCCAGGGCCTGCACAAGGCGCTCAAGGGGTCGCGGATGGTGCTCGCGATGGGCGGTGAGGGCCACGGCGTGTACCTCGTGGACCCGAACTCCTGCGCCAACGCGACGGTCAACTCCTACCTGACGACGGGCAAGCTGCCCGCCCAGGACGTGACCTGCCGGACGACCCCGGGCTCGGCGGAGCGCCGCTCGGAGATCGCCCCGCAGTCGCCGCAGCGCTTCCCGGTCCTCTCCGACCGGAGGTTCTGA
- a CDS encoding SRPBCC family protein — protein sequence MSGQFEATVEIDRPVGEVFAYLADGRNDPQFSPRVQEITRTPDGATGVGTVFRSTVKDAGMKTAREFRITGFDPPRRIRWTEQSKNLVTAEGGYDFEALPGDRTRVRIFNTLEGHGLGKLLVGLAVGAARKDAPDFGRRIKAAVEAS from the coding sequence ATGTCCGGACAGTTCGAGGCGACCGTCGAGATCGACCGGCCCGTCGGGGAGGTCTTCGCCTACCTGGCCGACGGCCGCAACGACCCGCAATTCAGCCCGCGGGTCCAGGAGATCACCCGGACGCCGGACGGCGCGACCGGTGTGGGCACGGTCTTCCGCAGCACGGTGAAGGACGCCGGGATGAAGACCGCCCGGGAGTTCCGCATCACCGGCTTCGATCCGCCGCGGCGGATCCGCTGGACGGAGCAGAGCAAGAACCTGGTCACGGCCGAGGGCGGGTACGACTTCGAGGCCCTGCCCGGCGACCGCACCCGGGTCCGCATCTTCAACACCCTCGAGGGGCACGGACTCGGGAAGCTGCTGGTGGGCCTCGCGGTGGGCGCGGCACGCAAGGACGCCCCCGACTTCGGCCGCCGGATCAAGGCCGCCGTGGAGGCGTCCTGA
- a CDS encoding MFS transporter codes for MPAPVHHPSLWRNRDFNIFWLGQALSVLGGSISLLALPLLVLEATGSVVQMGLITVISGVGSIATGLFAGYVVDRTDRRRLMIACDLVRALLLGAVPLIWLAGPRIWVLYVLTALVTVLKTLFDVAYVTAVPNLVPAEHLTAANGRLTAAFAFGTLCGPAAAGFIAAAVGPDWALGVDGLTFLVSAVSLRWVALGRDGAGPSRASGPAAGKLREMFAEGFRFLWAHPVLRALTVLLTLLTFVTVGATDLLIFRVQEELGQSKATVGFVIALSGLGVVGAALAAAPLRRALGFGACWLGSTALVGGAVVVTGVSRSLPVITVAAAVFMFGLTLGAVCSLTLRQEVTPDALLGRVTSAFWTVHGASGPVGAAVLTVLAARHGVPAVSVGAGVFCLLIVGTGLLTPLRGSRVGGVPAGDAVAGSAARPVSGPRRSRRP; via the coding sequence GTGCCGGCCCCGGTCCACCACCCCTCGCTCTGGCGCAACCGCGATTTCAACATCTTCTGGCTCGGTCAGGCGCTGTCCGTCCTCGGCGGATCGATCTCGTTGCTCGCGCTGCCCCTGCTGGTCCTCGAAGCCACCGGATCCGTGGTCCAGATGGGCCTGATCACGGTCATCTCGGGGGTCGGCTCCATCGCGACCGGCCTGTTCGCCGGGTACGTCGTGGACCGGACGGACCGGCGCCGCCTGATGATCGCCTGCGATCTCGTACGGGCGCTGCTGCTGGGCGCGGTCCCGCTGATCTGGCTGGCCGGGCCGCGGATCTGGGTGCTGTACGTACTGACGGCGCTGGTCACCGTCCTGAAGACGCTGTTCGACGTGGCGTACGTGACGGCGGTGCCGAACCTGGTGCCCGCCGAGCACCTGACCGCCGCCAACGGGCGGCTGACGGCGGCCTTCGCCTTCGGGACCCTGTGCGGGCCGGCGGCGGCGGGGTTCATCGCCGCCGCGGTGGGCCCGGACTGGGCGCTCGGCGTGGACGGGCTGACCTTCCTGGTCTCGGCCGTGAGCCTGCGGTGGGTGGCCCTCGGCCGGGACGGGGCCGGCCCGTCGCGGGCCTCCGGGCCGGCGGCCGGGAAGCTGCGCGAGATGTTCGCCGAAGGGTTCCGCTTCCTGTGGGCCCACCCCGTGCTGCGGGCGCTGACCGTGCTGCTCACGCTGCTGACCTTCGTCACCGTGGGCGCCACCGACCTGCTGATCTTCCGGGTCCAGGAGGAGCTCGGCCAGAGCAAGGCCACCGTCGGCTTCGTCATCGCGCTGAGCGGGCTGGGCGTCGTCGGCGCGGCCCTCGCCGCCGCGCCGCTGCGCCGGGCCCTCGGCTTCGGAGCCTGCTGGCTGGGCTCGACCGCCCTGGTCGGCGGGGCGGTGGTGGTCACCGGCGTGAGCCGGAGCCTGCCGGTGATCACCGTGGCGGCCGCGGTGTTCATGTTCGGGCTCACCCTCGGCGCGGTCTGCTCCCTGACCCTGCGCCAGGAGGTGACCCCCGACGCCTTGCTGGGGCGGGTCACGTCCGCGTTCTGGACCGTGCACGGCGCCTCGGGTCCGGTGGGCGCGGCCGTCCTCACGGTGCTGGCCGCCCGGCACGGGGTGCCGGCGGTCAGTGTGGGCGCCGGCGTGTTCTGCCTGCTCATCGTCGGGACGGGGCTGCTGACACCGCTACGGGGGAGCCGGGTCGGGGGCGTCCCCGCCGGGGATGCCGTCGCCGGATCCGCCGCACGGCCGGTCAGCGGCCCGCGGCGGTCGCGGCGGCCGTGA
- a CDS encoding PaaI family thioesterase — protein MTISPADADKILSDNFAPWVLALGLTVHETGERHAVLRLPWSEALARDGGGLSGQALMAAADTATVIAISAARGAYGPMTTVQQSTSFQRPVLGTDVLIEVRVTKLGKRMAFADITMTPEGAPEPAATASTVYALLG, from the coding sequence GTGACGATCTCACCCGCAGACGCAGACAAGATCCTTTCCGACAACTTCGCGCCCTGGGTGCTCGCCCTCGGACTGACCGTCCATGAGACCGGCGAGCGGCACGCCGTACTGCGGCTGCCCTGGTCCGAGGCGCTGGCCCGGGACGGCGGCGGCCTGTCCGGGCAGGCCCTGATGGCTGCCGCCGACACCGCCACCGTCATCGCGATCTCCGCCGCGCGCGGGGCGTACGGGCCGATGACCACCGTCCAGCAGTCGACCAGCTTCCAGCGGCCGGTCCTCGGTACGGACGTGCTGATCGAGGTACGGGTGACCAAGCTCGGCAAGCGGATGGCGTTCGCCGACATCACCATGACGCCCGAGGGCGCGCCCGAGCCGGCCGCCACGGCTTCCACGGTCTACGCCCTGCTGGGCTGA
- a CDS encoding FAD-dependent oxidoreductase gives MSPQSSQSRYPHLLSPLDLGFTTLPNRVIMGSMHTGLEEHEGGFERLAAFYAERARGGAGLIVTGGIAPNDAGRPFEGGSRLTTEEEAAEHRVITEAVHAEGGKIAMQILHFGRYAYHKDLVAPSALQAPISPFVPNELSDVQVERTVEDFVRAARLAKLAGYDGVEIMGSEGYLINEFIAAATNKRTDRWGGAYENRVRFPLEIVRRTRAAVGEDFILIYRLSMLDLIPGGSTLDEVVRLAKEIEAAGATIINTGIGWHEARIPTIATSVPRGAYTWVTKRLMGAVSIPLVTSNRINTPEIAEELLADGRADLVSLARPFLADADFVAKAAAGRSETINTCIGCNQACLDHTFSGKITSCLVNPRACHETELVLSPTQLKKRVAVVGAGPAGLACAVSAAERGHAVTLFEASGHIGGQLDIARRIPGKEEFEETIRYFGTQLAARAVDVRLNTRADVETLQGYDEVVIATGVTPRTPDIEGVDHPNVVSYLDVLRDGAPVGERVAVVGAGGIGFDVAEFLTDSGEGASQDPETYFRHWGVDTSYTGPGGLTAPERPAPPRQVHLLQRKTTKVGAGLGTTTGWIHRAELKHRGVVSVAGATYDRIDDEGLHITVGEEQRLVPADTVVLCTGQEPRRDLYEALLAAGGRPHLIGGADVAAELDAKRAIRQGTELAAGL, from the coding sequence ATGAGTCCGCAGAGTTCCCAGAGCCGGTACCCGCACCTGCTGAGCCCCCTGGACCTCGGCTTCACCACCCTGCCGAACCGCGTGATCATGGGCTCGATGCACACCGGCCTCGAGGAGCACGAGGGCGGCTTCGAGCGCCTCGCCGCCTTCTACGCCGAGCGCGCCCGCGGCGGCGCCGGTCTGATCGTCACCGGCGGCATCGCCCCGAACGACGCCGGCCGCCCCTTCGAGGGGGGATCGCGCCTCACCACCGAGGAGGAGGCCGCCGAGCACCGGGTGATCACCGAGGCCGTGCACGCCGAGGGCGGGAAGATCGCCATGCAGATCCTCCACTTCGGCCGCTACGCCTACCACAAGGACCTGGTCGCCCCCAGCGCCCTCCAGGCCCCCATCAGCCCCTTCGTCCCGAACGAGCTGAGCGACGTCCAGGTCGAGCGCACCGTCGAGGACTTCGTCCGCGCCGCCCGCCTCGCGAAGCTCGCCGGTTACGACGGCGTCGAGATCATGGGCTCCGAGGGCTACCTCATCAACGAGTTCATCGCCGCCGCCACCAACAAGCGCACCGACCGCTGGGGCGGCGCGTACGAGAACCGCGTGCGCTTCCCGCTGGAGATCGTCCGCCGTACCCGCGCGGCCGTGGGCGAGGACTTCATCCTCATCTACCGCCTCTCCATGCTCGACCTGATCCCCGGCGGCTCCACCCTCGACGAGGTCGTCCGCCTCGCCAAGGAGATCGAGGCGGCCGGCGCCACCATCATCAACACCGGCATCGGCTGGCACGAGGCCCGCATCCCCACCATCGCGACCTCCGTCCCGCGCGGCGCCTACACCTGGGTCACCAAGCGGCTGATGGGCGCGGTGAGCATCCCGCTCGTCACCAGCAACCGCATCAACACCCCGGAGATCGCCGAGGAGCTGCTCGCCGACGGCCGCGCCGACCTGGTCTCGCTGGCCCGCCCCTTCCTCGCCGACGCCGACTTCGTCGCCAAGGCCGCCGCCGGCCGCTCCGAGACCATCAACACCTGCATCGGCTGCAACCAGGCCTGCCTCGACCACACCTTCAGCGGCAAGATCACCAGCTGCCTCGTCAACCCGCGCGCCTGCCACGAGACCGAGCTCGTGCTCTCGCCCACGCAGCTGAAGAAGCGCGTCGCCGTCGTCGGCGCCGGCCCGGCCGGACTCGCCTGCGCGGTCTCCGCCGCCGAACGCGGCCACGCCGTCACCCTGTTCGAGGCCTCCGGCCACATCGGCGGACAGCTCGACATCGCCCGCCGCATCCCCGGCAAGGAGGAGTTCGAGGAGACCATCCGCTACTTCGGCACCCAGCTCGCCGCACGCGCCGTCGACGTCCGGCTGAACACCCGCGCCGACGTCGAAACCCTCCAGGGCTACGACGAGGTCGTCATCGCCACCGGCGTCACCCCGCGCACCCCCGACATCGAGGGCGTCGACCACCCCAACGTCGTCAGCTACCTCGACGTGCTGCGCGACGGCGCCCCCGTCGGCGAGCGCGTCGCCGTCGTCGGCGCCGGCGGCATCGGCTTCGACGTCGCCGAGTTCCTCACCGACAGCGGCGAGGGCGCCTCCCAGGACCCCGAGACGTACTTCCGCCACTGGGGCGTCGACACCTCGTACACCGGCCCGGGCGGCCTCACCGCCCCCGAGCGGCCGGCGCCCCCGCGCCAGGTCCACCTCCTCCAGCGCAAGACCACCAAGGTCGGCGCCGGTCTCGGCACCACCACCGGCTGGATCCACCGCGCGGAGCTCAAGCACCGCGGTGTCGTCTCGGTCGCGGGCGCCACGTACGACCGGATCGACGACGAGGGGCTGCACATCACCGTCGGCGAGGAGCAGCGGCTCGTCCCCGCCGACACGGTGGTGCTCTGCACCGGCCAGGAGCCGCGCCGCGACCTGTACGAGGCGCTGCTCGCGGCCGGCGGCAGGCCGCACCTGATCGGCGGCGCCGACGTGGCCGCCGAGCTGGACGCCAAGCGGGCGATCCGCCAGGGCACCGAACTGGCCGCCGGTCTCTGA
- a CDS encoding alpha/beta fold hydrolase has protein sequence MAEHLTVTVNGVRLAYEAAGAGAAPPVVLLHALGERAADWARVRDALAQDRPVYALDLRGHGLSDRPAQYSPELMRDDVLGFLDALGLDRVDLVGHSLGGVVAYLVAAEQPHRVGRLVLEDAPAPLPRESAAPVRPEGELDFDWAMVLAVRAELDRPDPAWLAGLERITASTLVIYGGPTSHLAAASFDEITARIPDARLITLPYGHLIHAAAPEEFTSTVAAFLTA, from the coding sequence ATGGCAGAACACCTCACCGTGACGGTGAACGGAGTCCGGCTGGCCTACGAGGCGGCGGGGGCGGGGGCCGCCCCGCCCGTGGTCCTGCTGCACGCGCTCGGCGAGCGCGCCGCGGACTGGGCGCGCGTACGGGACGCACTCGCGCAGGACCGGCCTGTGTACGCGCTCGACCTGCGCGGGCACGGCCTGAGCGACCGGCCGGCGCAGTACTCGCCGGAGCTGATGCGGGACGACGTCCTGGGCTTCCTGGACGCCCTGGGGCTGGACCGGGTGGACCTGGTCGGGCATTCGCTGGGCGGCGTCGTCGCGTACCTGGTGGCCGCGGAGCAGCCGCACCGGGTCGGCCGGCTCGTACTGGAGGACGCCCCCGCGCCGCTCCCCCGCGAGTCCGCCGCCCCCGTACGGCCCGAAGGGGAGCTGGACTTCGACTGGGCGATGGTGCTCGCCGTCAGAGCGGAGCTGGACCGGCCCGATCCGGCGTGGCTGGCCGGCCTGGAGCGGATCACCGCCTCCACGCTCGTCATCTACGGCGGCCCCACGAGCCACCTCGCGGCCGCCTCTTTCGACGAGATCACCGCCCGCATCCCCGACGCCCGCCTGATCACCCTCCCGTACGGCCACCTCATCCACGC